One window of the Zea mays cultivar B73 chromosome 3, Zm-B73-REFERENCE-NAM-5.0, whole genome shotgun sequence genome contains the following:
- the LOC103650219 gene encoding aTP synthase subunit alpha, mitochondrial, which yields MEFSPRAAELTTLLESRMINFYTNLKVDEIGRVVSVGDGIARVYGLNEIQAGEMVEFASGVKGIALNLENENVGIVVFGSDTAIKEGDLVKRTGSIVDVPAGKAMLGRVVDALGVPIDGKGALSDHEQRRVEVKAPGIIERKSVHEPMQTGLKAVDSLVPIGRGQRELIIGDRQTGKIAIAIDTILNQKQMNSRGTNESETLYCVYVAIGQKRSTVAQLVQILSEVNALEYSMLVAATASDPAPLQFLAPYSGCAMGEYFHDNGMHALIIYDDLSKQAVAYRQMSLLLRRPPGREAFPRDVFYLHSRLLERAAKRSDQTGAGSLTALPVIETQAGDVLAYIPTNVISITDGQICLETELFYRGIRPAINVGLSVSRVGSAAQLKAMKQVCSSSKLELAQYREVAAFAQFGSDLDAAT from the coding sequence ATGGAATTCTCACCAAGAGCTGCGGAACTCACGACTCTATTAGAAAGTAGAATGATCAACTTTTACACGAATTTGAAAGTGGATGAGATCGGTCGAGTGGTCTCAGTTGGAGATGGGATTGCACGAGTTTACGGATTGAACGAGATTCAAGCAGGAGAAATGGTGGAATTTGCCAGCGGTGTGAAAGGAATAGCCTTGAATCTTGAGAATGAGAATGTAGGTATTGTTGTCTTTGGTAGTGATACCGCTATTAAAGAAGGAGATCTTGTCAAGCGCACTGGATCTATTGTGGATGTTCCTGCGGGAAAGGCCATGTTAGGCCGTGTGGTCGACGCCTTGGGAGTACCTATTGATGGAAAAGGGGCTCTAAGCGATCACGAACAAAGACGTGTCGAAGTGAAAGCCCCAGGGATTATTGAACGTAAATCTGTCCACGAACCTATGCAAACAGGCTTAAAAGCAGTGGATAGCCTGGTTCCTATAGGCCGTGGTCAACGAGAACTTATAATCGGGGACAGACAAACTGGAAAAATAGCAATAGCTATCGATACTATATTAAACCAAAAGCAAATGAACTCAAGGGGCACAAATGAGAGTGAGACATTGTATTGTGTCTATGTTGCGATTGGACAAAAACGCTCGACTGTGGCACAATTAGTTCAAATTCTGTCAGAAGTGAATGCTTTGGAATATTCCATGCTTGTAGCAGCCACCGCTTCGGATCCAGCTCCTCTGCAATTTCTGGCCCCATATTCTGGGTGTGCCATGGGGGAATATTTCCACGATAATGGAATGCATGCATTAATTATATATGATGATCTAAGTAAACAGGCGGTGGCATATCGACAAATGTCATTATTGTTACGCCGACCACCAGGCCGTGAGGCTTTCCCCAGGGATGTTTTCTATTTACATTCCCGTCTCTTAGAAAGAGCCGCTAAACGATCGGACCAGACTGGTGCAGGTAGCTTGACTGCGTTACCCGTGATTGAAACACAAGCTGGAGACGTATTGGCCTATATCCCCACCAATGTGATCTCCATTACAGATGGACAAATCTGTTTGGAAACAGAGCTCTTTTATCGCGGAATTAGACCAGCTATTAACGTTGGCTTATCCGTCAGTCGCGTTGGGTCCGCCGCTCAGTTGAAAGCTATGAAACAAGTCTGCAGTAGTTCAAAACTGGAATTGGCACAATATCGCGAAGTGGCCGCCTTCGCTCAATTTGGGTCAGACCTTGATGCTGCGACTTAG